From the Burkholderia ubonensis subsp. mesacidophila genome, the window GCAGGCCGTGCTGCCGCGCGAAACGCTCGACGTCGTCGCCGCGCGTCATCGTGCCGTCCGGGTTCATCAGCTCGCACAGCACGCCGGCCGGCTTCAGCCCCGCGAGGATCGCCAGGTCGACCGTGCCCTCGGTGTGGCCGCGGCGCGCAAGCACGCCGCCCGGTTGCGCGCGCAACGGAAACACGTGGCCCGGGCGGACGATGTCGTGCGGCGTCGCGTCGTCGGCGATCGCCGCGCGGATCGTCGTCACACGGTCGGCCGCCGACACGCCGGTATGCACGCCTTCGCGCGCCTCGATCGACACGGTGAACGCGGTGCCGTTGCGGCTCTCGTTGGTCTGCACCATCGGCGGCAGCGCGAGCGCGCGCACCTTGTCGTCGGTCAGGCACAGGCAGACGATGCCGCTGCACTCGCGGATCAGCAGCGCCATCGTTTCCGGCGTGATCCGCTCGGCCGCCACGATCAGGTCGGCTTCGTTCTCGCGGTCGTGATCGTCCTGCAGCACGACCGCGCGGCCCGCGCGCAACGCGTCGAGCGCGGCGGCGATGCGCGGCGGCACCGGTTCGGAATCGAGCAACGGGAGATCGGCAAAGGCGTCGGCAGGCGCCGACGAATGGGACAAAACCGGGGAAGTAAAGGACATGTGAAACGCTCCTCGCAATACGATGTGGGCGAAAAACGTTTCAGGGCATTGCAAACAGACAGAACGACAACCCGCTTCGCACGCACGGCGAAGCGGCCCTGACGGACATGACTATCTGCACATCTTCTCTCATCCGGACTGTGACCGTCGGCTCTGGCATTCGACCAGATCTGCTGACCCCGCGCATGACGCGCGGGCGCTCGCGGGCTCGCCGGCTTACGCCAGCCTACCGCCGGTGGGGAATTCCACCCCGCCCTGAAGACGCACTGATTGCCGGACGAACCGGCGGGCAAAGCATACAACAGCCGCACGCGCGGCGCAGCGAACCGCATCTAAAACCTTACTGACGACCCCGTCTAATGGATCGTCCAACGAACCGGCCGCACCTCGCCGGCCCTACCCCGCAACGCGCGCCGCATCCGGCACGAGCCAGCGCGGCGGCACCTCCGGGCTCACCGTCACGCGAAACGCGCGCGCTTCGCTGTCGCCCGGATTGCGCAGGCTGTGCGGCTGGTCGGCGTCGAACACGATCGCGTCGCCGGTCGCGAGCAGCTGGCGGCGGTCGTGCACGCTCACCTCCAGCGTGCCTTCGCTGACCACCAGGTTGATCGTCGTGCCCGGCGCGCGGCGCACGCCCGCCTCGGTATGCAGCGGCGCGATCCGCAGCTCGTGGAACTCGGCCGCGGCCGGCTCCCCTTCCGGATGCAGCGCGCGCGCCGAGAAGCGCCCGTTCGAGCTGACGACGCGCGACGCGCGGTCGGCCGCGAGATGCTCGAAGCCGTTCACCGCATGGCGGCGCAGGAACGCCGCGACCGACACCTTCAGCGCGGCCGCGATCTTGCACAGCACCTTGATCGACGGCACGCTGCGCGCCGACTCGATCTGCGCGAGCATCGCGCGCGACACGCCGGACAGCCGCGCGAGCGCATCGAGCGACAGCTGCCGCTCGGCGCGCAGCCGCGCGAGATTGACGCCGACGACCTGCTCGAGCGCGTCGAGCGACGCCTGCGTCCGGACCTCGGCGGCGTCGCCGGACTCCACGGAAGACACATCGCGCACCAGCGCCAGGGGTGAATACATTGGCCTTGCCTCCGGGCCGCGACGCGGCCCTGCGAATGGGATAAGCGGGTGGGAATCGGGTTGCGCATCGATCGAAGCGCGTACCGAGACGCTATCACCCGCCCCCGCACCGGCAAACGAAGTTATCTTCACACCGTTATCAGCATCGCGGAGGAATGCGTATCGGCGTGGCCCGTTCCCACGCTATCGCGCCGCCGGGCGCCCAGGGTCCGGCCCCAGGCTTCCGTCGCCGCACGCGCCCGCAACCGGCCGGCCGTTCCGCGCGGGATGAAAAGCTATAATAGAAAGCTTTCCCGACGGTCTCTTCCCGGCAGCGGCGCGTGCGCCGCGCGGCGGGCGGCCGTCCCGATTCACCCTAGACGACGCCCCCAGGTCAACCACTGCGAACGGCGAATCCCCATGACGAAAAAAGTTTACGTAAAGACCTTCGGCTGCCAGATGAACGAGTACGACTCGGACAAGATGGTGGACGTGCTCAATGCCGCCGAAGGCCTCGAAAAGACCGACAACCCGGAAGACGCGGACATCATCCTGTTCAACACCTGCTCGGTGCGCGAGAAGGCGCAGGAGAAGGTGTTCTCCGACCTCGGCCGCGTGCGCGAGCTGAAGGAAGCGAAGCCGGACCTGCTGATCGGCGTCGGCGGCTGCGTCGCGAGCCAGGAAGGCGCGTCGATCGTGTCGCGCGCGCCGTACGTCGACCTCGTGTTCGGCCCGCAGACGCTGCACCGGCTGCCGAAGATGATCGATGCCCGCCGCGCGAGCGGCCGTGCGCAGGTCGACATCACGTTCCCCGAAATCGAGAAGTTCGACCACCTGCCGCCCGCGCGCGTCGAGGGCCCGAGCGCGTTCGTGTCGATCATGGAAGGCTGCTCGAAGTTCTGCAGCTACTGCGTGGTGCCGTACACGCGCGGCGATGAAGTGTCGCGCCCGCTCGACGACGTGCTGACCGAAGTCGCGGGCCTCGCCGACCAGGGCGTGCGCGAAGTCACGCTGCTCGGCCAGAACGTGAATGCATACCGTGGCGCGCTGACGGCCGGCTCGACCGAGATCGCCGATTTCGCGACGCTGATCGAATACGTCGCCGACATCCCCGGCATCGAGCGGATCCGCTACACGACGTCGCATCCGAAGGAATTCACGCAGCGCCTGATCGACACCTACGCGAAGGTGCCGAAGCTCGTGAACCACCTGCACCTGCCGGTCCAGCACGGCTCGGACCGCATCCTGATGGCGATGAAGCGCGGCTACACGGTGCTCGAGTACAAATCGGTGATCCGCAAGCTGCGCGCGATCCGCCCGGACCTGTCGCTGTCGACCGACATCATCGTCGGCTTCCCCGGCGAGACCGAGGCCGACTTCGACAAGACGATGGCGCTCGTGCACGAGATGAGCTACGACACGAGCTTCTCGTTCATCTACAGCCCGCGCCCCGGCACGCCGGCCGCGAACCTCGCCGACGACACGCCGCGCGAGGTCAAGCTCAAACGCCTGCAACATCTTCAGGCGACCATCGAGGAGAACGTCGCACGCATCAGCCAGTCGATGGTCGGCAAGGTCGAGCGGATCCTCGTCGAGGGGCCGTCGCGCAAGGACCCGAACGAGCTCGCGGGCCGCACCGAGAACAACCGGGTCGTGAACTTCCCGGCGCCGCTCGCGTCGCACCCGCGCCTGATCGGCCAGATGATCGACGTGAAGATCAATCACGCGTATCCGCACTCGCTGCGCGGCGAGCTCGTGCTCGCGCACGACGACGCGAGCACGGCCACGCACTGACGTTCACCAGGAGCCCGACGCCACTTTGAAAGCCACCCAAGCACTGGAATTCACCGCGCCGCGCGACGACAACGCGCGCCTCGCGAATCTCTGCGGCCCGCTCGACGAGAACCTGCGGCAGATCGAACAGGCGCTCGACGTCACGCTGCAGCGGCGCGGCCACCGGATCTCGATCCGCGGGCGCGGCGCGAAGCTCGCGCTCACCGCGCTCGAAAACTTCTACAACCGCTCGCGCGATCCGCTGTCGGTCGACGACATCCAGCTCGCGCTCGTCGAGGTGCGTCACACGGGCGGCAACGGCCGCGTCGAGGACACGCTCGACGTGCGCTTTCGCGGCGACCCCGACCATCCGTTCGACGAGCCGGTGATGCGCGTCGACGACGAGGAGCTCGAGGAGCCCGCGCCGAAGCTCTACACGCGCCGCGCCGACCTGCGCGGCCGCACGCCCGCGCAGCGCGAATACCTGAAGCAGATCCTGTCGCACGACATCACGTTCGGGATCGGCCCGGCCGGCACCGGCAAGACCTATCTCGCGGTCGCGTGCGCGGTCGACGCGCTCGAGCGCGACCAGGTCAAGCGCATCGTGCTGACGCGCCCGGCCGTCGAGGCCGGCGAGCGGCTCGGCTTTCTGCCGGGCGATCTCGCGCAGAAGGTCGATCCGTACCTGCGGCCGCTGTACGACGCGCTGTACGACCTGCTCGGCTTCGACAAGACCGCGAAGATGTTCGAGCGCCAGATGATCGAGATCGCGCCGCTCGCGTACATGCGCGGCCGCACGCTGAACCACGCGTTCATCATCCTTGATGAGGCGCAGAACACGACGCCCGAGCAGATGAAGATGTTCCTCACGCGGATCGGCTTCGGCTCGAAGGCGGTCGTCACCGGCGACACGAGCCAGGTCGACCTGCCGCGCGCGCAGAAAAGCGGCCTGATAGAGGCGCAGCAGGTGCTCGGCGGCGTGCGCGGCATCGCGCTCACGCGCTTCACGAGCGCCGACGTGGTCCGGCACCCGCTCGTCGCGCGCATCGTCGAGGCGTACGACGAGTTCCACGCGCAGCACAAGGACGCCTGACGCGCCCGCGCCCGTGTCACGCCCAGCCCGGCCCGCCCCACGGCGCGCCGGGCTTTTTTTCGGCTGCGCGGCGCGCGGCGCCCGCGCCGGCCGAATTCGGGCGGGATTGGCCGTTTGGTGTATCCTCATCGCGTTCCAATTGCCCGACGCGTCATGAAATCGTCCCGCTCCCGCAAGTCCGCCCGCGCCGACCAGGCCACGTCCGAAACGCTCCGTCTTTCGCTGTTCGATGCGAAAGGCAAGGTCAAGTCCGTCGACGCACAGGGGCTGCGAATCGATTTTCCCGACGGCCGCAGCCTGATGTTCGACCTGTCGGGCGCGTCCGGCGAAGCCGCCGTCGCGATCGTCGCGCAGCACGCCGATCCGGCGATGCGCGCAAAGCTCGCGCTCCAGCCCGAGCACTACGACAGCATCACGCTGCACGTCGGCGCCGAACCCGCGCCGCGCGACGTCGGCCTCGATGACGATGCGATCCGCGATCCCGAGCTCGACCTCGCCGTCCAGTACGGCGACGAGATCACCGGCGACGTGCGCAAGGCGCTGCCCAAGCGCAAGCTGATCGCCGAATGGATCGCGCCCGCGCTGTTCGCCGACGCGCAGCTGACCGTGCGCTTCGTCGGCGACGAAGAAGGCCGCTCGCTGAACGACAGCTACCGTCACAAGGACTACCCGACCAACGTGCTGACCTTCGCGTACGACGAAGCGCCGGACGGCACCGTGATCGGCGACCTCGTGCTGTGCTGCCCGGTCGTCGAGAAGGAGGCGCGCGAGCAGGGCAAGCCGCTCGACGCCCACTACGCGCACCTGCTCGTGCACGGCGTGCTGCATGCGCAGGGCTACGACCACGAGACGAGCGACGAGGACGCCGCCCAGATGGAAGCGCTCGAAGTCGACATCCTCGCGAAACTGGGCTTCCCGAACCCGTACCGGTAAGCCGCCCCGCCCCCCGATGCGCAACGCCGCCACGCTCCCGCCCGCGTACCCGCCGTCGATCGGCGAGGGGCGGCTGCTGACGGAAGCCGAGCTCGCGGCGTCGCTCGCGCACACGATGCGCGACTGGGACGGCCGGCAGGATCTCTGGCTGTTCGGCTATGGGTCGCTGATCTGGAATCCCGGGCTGCCGACCGTCGACGCCGTGCGCAGCAAGGTGCACGGCTATCACCGCGGCCTCTATCTGTGGTCGCGCGTGAACCGCGGCACGCCGGAGCGCCCGGGCCTCGTGCTGGCGCTCGACCGCGGCGGCTCGTGCAGCGGCATCGCGTTCCGGCTCGCCGGCGCGACCGCGCAGCCGCACCTCGAAACGCTGTGGAAACGCGAGATGCCGATGGGCTCGTACCGGCCCGCATGGCTGCCGTGCCTGCTCGAGAACGGCGAGCGCGTGATGGCGCTCGCGTTCGTGATGCGGCGCGACGCGCCGACCTACACCGGCAAGCTGCCGGACGGCGTCGTGAAGGAAGTGCTCGGCTGCGCGTCCGGGCGCTACGGCACGACGCTCGACTACGTGAGCCGGACCGTCGACGCGCTGCGCGCGAGCGGCATCCCCGATCGCGCACTGGAAGGGTTGCTGGCGCGCTGCCGCTGACGCGGTGCGCCCACCCGGCGGCCGTCGCCCCGACCACCGCCCGTTCACCTTCGAAGGACGCCCGTCATGACCTCGCCCCGCTGGCCGCGCTGCAAAACCATCGCACTGGTCATCGCCGCGAGCGTCGCGCTGTCCGGCTGCGGCGTGTTCGGCTGCGGCGGCGCCGCGTCGAACGGCGGGGCGGCCGGCGGCTGCTCGGCCGGCATGCGATTCTGAGCCCGGCGGCCCGCCGCCGGCGACAAATCGTCGCCCCCTGCTCCGTCCCGAAAAAGGCGCCGACGGGCCGGTCCGCACGGAATTTCGTCCGCCGCTGCCCCGCCGCGCCTTTCTGAGATACGATGGAAACGACAGGACGGCGCGGTGCCGAGCCCGCCTGTCCCCGAGCGGGGCCCGCACGGCTGCCCGCCCTGGCCTGATGGCCGGGGTGACACGGCCGCGCCTTGCCCATGGTGTATCCTTGCCAATTCCGTGACAGCGCGCCCCGACATGAACCGGGCGCACCACCATGAACGATTCGTATCCCAGTCGAAAGTCCAACGACAAACCGCATGAAAAGCGCTCGCTGCTCGAGCGCCTGACCGACTTCATCTCGCCCGAGCCCGAATCCCGCGGCGAGCTGCTGGAAATCCTCCAGGACGCCCACGAACGCAACCTGATCGACGCCGATTCGCTGTCGATGATCGAGGGCGTCTTCCAGGTGTCCGACCTGTGCGCCCGTGACATCATGGTGCCGCGCGCGCAGATGGACGCGATCAACATCGCCGACAAGCCCGAGGATTTCATTCCGTTCGTCCTCGAAAAGGCGCACTCGCGCTACCCCGTCTACGAGGAAAACCGCGACAACGTGATCGGCGTGCTCCTCGCGAAGGACCTGCTGCGCTTTTATGCGGAAGAGGAATTCGACGTGCGCGGGATGCTGCGTCCTGCCGTGTTCATCCCCGAATCGAAGCGCCTGAACGTGCTGCTGCACGACTTCCGGGTCAACCGCAACCACCTCGCGATCGTCGTCGACGAATACGGCGGCGTCGCGGGCCTGATCACGATCGAGGACGTGCTCGAGCAGATCGTCGGCGACATCGAGGACGAATACGATTTCGACGAGGAAGCCGGCAACATCATCGCCGCGCCGGACGGCCGCTACCGCGTGCGCGCGCTGACGGAGATCGAGCAGTTCAACGACGCGTTCGGCACCGATTTCTCCGACGAAGAGGTCGATACGATCGGCGGCCTGATCACGCACCATTTCGGGCGCGTCCCGCATCGCGGCGAGAAAGTGCAGCTCGGCAACCTCGTATTCGAGATCCAGCGCGGCGACGCGCGCCAGGTCCACGTGCTGCTGGTGCGCCGCAGTCCGCTCGCGAGCCGCCGCGCCGAGACGTCGCACGAAGACTGACCGCCCTGACCGCCGCGCCCCGCGCGGCGTCTCCACCAACCGCTTCGCCCCCCCTTCGAATCGCATGGACGAGCCGATCCCGTCCCGCCCGGCAGGCGGCCTCCTCGCGCCGGCGCCCGGCCGCACGCTGCCGCGCTGGCACTACCCCGCCGCGCTGCTCGCCGGCGCGGCCAATACCCTGACCTTCGCACCGACCCCGCACGGCGGCTGGCTGCAGTTGCTGGTATTCGTCTGGTTTTTCGCGCAGCTCACGCGCACCGCGAGCTGGAAGAGCGCGGCGCTGACGGGCGGCGCGTTCGGCTTCGGCAACTTCATCTCCGGCATCTGGTGGCTCTACATCAGCATGCACGTCTATGGCGAGATGGCCGCGCCGCTTGCCGGCGGCGCGCTGGTGCTGTTCTCGCTGTACCTGTCGCTGTATCCGGCATTCTCGGCCGGGCTGTGGTCGTTCTGCGCGGGCCATGCGTGGCACCGCCGCGAACCGGACCCGCGGCCGTTCGCGCCGACGTGGCACGGCGCATTCGCGTTCGCGAGCGCGTGGGCGCTCGGCGAATGGCTGCGCGGCACCGTCCTCACCGGCTTTCCGTGGCTCGCGAGCGGCTATCCGCAGGTCGACGGCCCGTTCGCGGGCTTCGCGGCGATCGTCGGCGTGTACGGGATCGGCTGGCTGCTCGCGCTGTTCGCCGCGCTGATCGTGCAGGCGCTCGCCGCCGCCCGACGGTCCCCGGCGCAGCAGGCGGATAACGGCGGCGACCGGCGCGTGTGCATCGCGGCGCCGGCCGGTGTCGCGCTCGCGCTCGTCGTGGCCGGCGTCGCGCTGTCGCAGGCGACGTGGACCGTGCCGGCGAACGCGCCGCTCACGGTCCGGCTGCTGCAGGGCAACGTGAAGCAGGACATCAAGTTCGAGCAGGCGGGCATCGATGCAGCGATCAAGATGTACACGCAGATGATCACCGACAAGTCCGCCGACCTGATCGTCACGCCCGAGACGGCGATCGCGGTGATGATCCAGGAATTGCCCGAGCCGTTCGCGCGCGCGGTGCGCAAGTTCAGCGACGGCACCGGCTCCGCGGTGCTGTTCGGCGCGGTCGGCGCGTCGGTCACCGACGACGGACGCTACGTCGACTACACGAACAGCCTGTACGGCGTGACGCCGAATTCGCGCGACATCTATCACTACGACAAGCACCACCTCGTGCCCTTCGGCGAATTCATCCCGTGGGGCTTCCGCTGGTTCGTCGACCTGATGAAGATGCCGCTCGGCGATTTCGCGCGCGGCGCGCCGGTGCAGAAGCCGTTCCTCGTGCGCAACCAGCCGGTGATGGCCGACATCTGCTACGAGGACATCTTCGGCGAGGAGATCGCCGCCACCATTCGCGACAACCCGCAGCCGCCCGGCGTGCTCGTCAACGTGACGAACCTCGCGTGGTTCGGCGACACGATCGCGCTCGACCAGCACCTGCAGATCGCGCGGATGCGCGCGCTCGAGACCGGCCGGCCGATGCTGCGCGCGACCAACACGGGCATGACGGCCGCGATCGATGCGCGCGGCCGCGTGCTCGGCCAGCTCAAGCCGTTCACGATCGGCTCGCTCGACGTGCGCATCGAAGGCACGAGCGGCTTCACGCCATATGTGACGAGCGGCAACGCCGCCGTGCTCGCGGTGTCGTTCGTGCTGCTCGCGTTCGGGTTCACGTTCGGGCCGGGGTTGCGGCGGCGCAACGGCAAGCCGGCGCGCGGCGACCGGAAAGCATAACGCGGGCGGCGGTGCGGCAGCAGCCCGCCGCCGCGCCGGCATCGACGCGCGTCGTCACGCCGCCGGCGCGGGCGGCCAGTGATCCGACGGCCGCCTCCGGAAACCAGCGCCCCGCATTCAGGCGCTCCGCCCGCCCTGCTCCGCCAGCCCCCGCAAATCCCGCGCAACCGCCTCCATCACCGGCTCCCACTGCCCGAATGCCGGCTGCCGGTACAGCGTCGCGCTCGGATACCACGGGCTGTCGCGCCGCTCGAGCCGCCACGGCCAGTGCGGATTCACGTCGAGCAGCACCCAGGTCGGCGCGCCCAGTGCGCCGGCCAGATGCGCGACCGACGTGCACACGGTAATCACGAGATCGAGCGCACCGATGTACGTGGCCGTGTCGTCGAAGCTCTGCAGCTCGGCAGTGTGATCGGCGATCGGCAGACCGGCCGCGCGCGCGGCGGCGACGTCGGCCTCCGCGCCCGGCTGCAGCGAGAAGAACGCGACGCCGTCGATCCCGCGGAATGCGTCCACGTAGCGCTCGATCCCGACGCGCCGGAACGGATTGCGCTGATGCCCCGCGCTGCCTGTCCACACGAGTCCGACCTTCAGCCGATGTTCGCCCGCGAGGCGCGCGCGCCATGCGTCGCGCGAGCGCGCATCGGCCCGCAGGTACGGCACGGACGCCGCCAGCGTCGCGTCGCCGGTGCCGAGCATCAACGGCAGGCTGATCAGCGGCACTTCGTAGTCGAACGGCGGCAACGCGTCGACGCCGCCGCCCGCGCCGAACACATCCGCATGCGCGCCGAGGCTGCGCTCCATCAGCGCGCCCATTTGCGGAAACGTGTTCCATGCAAGCCGCCCGCCTTCGCGGTGCACGCGCTCGGCAAGCGGCGCGATGAAGCGGCAGAACTGCAGCACGTCGCCCATCCCCTGCTCGCCCCACACGAGCAGCGTCTTGCCGGCGAGCGGCTCGCCCCGCCAGCGCGGGCCGGGCAGCGCCGGCAGGCGGCCGCGCAATTCGCCGGAGCCGTCCCAGCGTGCCTCGTGCTCGCGCCAGCCCGCCGCGTAATCGCCGCGTGCGAGATGGATGATCGCGAGGTTGAAGCGGTGCGACGCGTCGTCGGGCGCGAGCGCGCACGCGCGCGCGGCATAGTGCTCGGCGTCGTCCCAGCGCTGCGCTTCCTTCATCGCCATCGCGACGTTGTTCATCGCGAGCGCGTTGTCCGGTGCGAGCACGGCGAGCCGTTCCGCGCACGCGAGCGCCCCCGTCAGGTCCTGCGCGGCGAGGCGCGCGGTGACGAGGTTGATCCACGCCTGCACGTCGTGCGGATCGAACGTCACCGCTTCCTCGAGCAGCGCCGCCTCCTCCGCGCGATCGCCGCCCGACAGCCGCAGCGCGATCGCGAGGTTGTTGCGCAGCGACGGCAGGTCGGGCTCGGTCGCGAGCGCCGCGCGGTAAGGCGCGACCGCGTCGGCGTGGCGGCCGGCCATCTGCAGCGCGTAGCCGAGATTGAAGCGGGCGGCCGCATTCGGATGCAGACGCACGCCGAGATCGGCCAGCGCGATCGCGTCCGCCGTGCGCTGCCGCCCGATGAGCGCCGCGGTGAGCCGCGCGAGCGAAGCCGGGTCGGCCCCGTGCAGGTGGGCGGCCGCGGCGAGCCAGAGGTCGTGCGCGGCGCGGTCGCCGCGCGCCTGCGCGTCGGCGGCCCGCCCGAGCAGCGCGGTGAACGGCGGCAGCAGCGGAACGAGGAAATCGGTCGAGTCGTCCATGCGATCGGATACGGTGAGCCGCGCGGCCGCCCATCGGCCGCGCGAGGCACAATACGCGCATCTTACCGTCCGCGCGCGGCGCCGAGACGCAAGCCGGCGCACGCCGGCACACCGGCTCGAACCGCTCCGCGAAGCGGCCGACACGACACGCGCCGGGCCGCCGGCCGGGCCTCGGCGCGCCCCTTCGCCGCCGTTCCGGTCGCATCGCCTCGCCGATCCGGTAAAATTACACGTTTCAGCACACTAACAAGCCGCGCCGCCGCGCGAGCCGCCCCCCGGGTTTGCGCCCGGGACGCCGCCCGCAACGGAGCGCCAGCGCCACGAAGGCTCTTCATGCTTACGTTTCAGCAAATCATCCTGACCCTGCAGTCCTACTGGGACAAGCAGGGTTGCGCTCTGCTCCAGCCCATCGACATGGAAGTCGGCGCGGGCACGTCGCATGTCCACACGTTCCTGCGCGCGATCGGCCCCGAGCCGTGGCGCGCCGCGTACGTGCAGCCGTCGCGCCGCCCGAAGGACGGCCGCTACGGCGAGAACCCGAACCGCCTGCAGCACTACTACCAGTACCAGGTCGTGCTCAAGCCGGCGCCGGAAAACATCCTCGACCTCTACCTCGGCTCGCTCGAAGCGCTCGGCTTCGACCTGAAGCAGAACGACGTGCGCTTCGTCGAGGACGACTGGGAGAACCCGACGCTCGGCGCGTGGGGCCTCGGCTGGGAAGTCTGGCTGAACGGGATGGAAGTGACGCAGTTCACGTATTTCCAGCAGGTCGGCGGCCTCGACTGCAAGCCGGTGCTCGGCGAGATCACCTACGGTCTCGAGCGTCTCGCGATGTACCTGCAGAAGGTCGAGAACGTGTACGACCTGATCTGGACGGAATGGGAAGAGCAAGGCCCGGACGGTCCCGAGCTGCGCCGCCTGACCTACGGCGACGTCTATCACCAGAACGAAGTCGAGCAATCGACGTACAACTTCGAGCACGCGAACGTCGACCTGCTGTTCACGTTCTTCAACAGCTACGAAGCGGAAGCGAAGCGGATGATCGACGCGCAGCTCGCGCTGCCCGCGTACGAACTCGTGCTGAAGGCCGGCCACACGTTCAACCTGCTCGATGCGCGCGGCGCGATCTCGGTGACCGAGCGCGCGGCGTACATCGGCCGCATCCGCGCGCTGTCGCGCCTCGTCGCGCAGGCATACTACGAATCGCGCGAGAAACTCGGCTTCCCGATGCTCGGCAACCCGCCGGGCGTGCCGGGCCTCACCTCCGACGCCCAGGAAGCCGCGCAGCCGGCCTGGGTGCCGCCGCTGAAGGCCGAACGCAAGATCGATCAGGACTGACGAGACTTCTTCACATCATGACGCACAATCATCCCGCCCCCCTGCTCGTC encodes:
- the ribB gene encoding 3,4-dihydroxy-2-butanone-4-phosphate synthase: MSFTSPVLSHSSAPADAFADLPLLDSEPVPPRIAAALDALRAGRAVVLQDDHDRENEADLIVAAERITPETMALLIRECSGIVCLCLTDDKVRALALPPMVQTNESRNGTAFTVSIEAREGVHTGVSAADRVTTIRAAIADDATPHDIVRPGHVFPLRAQPGGVLARRGHTEGTVDLAILAGLKPAGVLCELMNPDGTMTRGDDVERFARQHGLPMLTIAELVEFREALAAAREGCLSDA
- a CDS encoding helix-turn-helix domain-containing protein encodes the protein MYSPLALVRDVSSVESGDAAEVRTQASLDALEQVVGVNLARLRAERQLSLDALARLSGVSRAMLAQIESARSVPSIKVLCKIAAALKVSVAAFLRRHAVNGFEHLAADRASRVVSSNGRFSARALHPEGEPAAAEFHELRIAPLHTEAGVRRAPGTTINLVVSEGTLEVSVHDRRQLLATGDAIVFDADQPHSLRNPGDSEARAFRVTVSPEVPPRWLVPDAARVAG
- the miaB gene encoding tRNA (N6-isopentenyl adenosine(37)-C2)-methylthiotransferase MiaB, with amino-acid sequence MTKKVYVKTFGCQMNEYDSDKMVDVLNAAEGLEKTDNPEDADIILFNTCSVREKAQEKVFSDLGRVRELKEAKPDLLIGVGGCVASQEGASIVSRAPYVDLVFGPQTLHRLPKMIDARRASGRAQVDITFPEIEKFDHLPPARVEGPSAFVSIMEGCSKFCSYCVVPYTRGDEVSRPLDDVLTEVAGLADQGVREVTLLGQNVNAYRGALTAGSTEIADFATLIEYVADIPGIERIRYTTSHPKEFTQRLIDTYAKVPKLVNHLHLPVQHGSDRILMAMKRGYTVLEYKSVIRKLRAIRPDLSLSTDIIVGFPGETEADFDKTMALVHEMSYDTSFSFIYSPRPGTPAANLADDTPREVKLKRLQHLQATIEENVARISQSMVGKVERILVEGPSRKDPNELAGRTENNRVVNFPAPLASHPRLIGQMIDVKINHAYPHSLRGELVLAHDDASTATH
- a CDS encoding PhoH family protein, producing the protein MKATQALEFTAPRDDNARLANLCGPLDENLRQIEQALDVTLQRRGHRISIRGRGAKLALTALENFYNRSRDPLSVDDIQLALVEVRHTGGNGRVEDTLDVRFRGDPDHPFDEPVMRVDDEELEEPAPKLYTRRADLRGRTPAQREYLKQILSHDITFGIGPAGTGKTYLAVACAVDALERDQVKRIVLTRPAVEAGERLGFLPGDLAQKVDPYLRPLYDALYDLLGFDKTAKMFERQMIEIAPLAYMRGRTLNHAFIILDEAQNTTPEQMKMFLTRIGFGSKAVVTGDTSQVDLPRAQKSGLIEAQQVLGGVRGIALTRFTSADVVRHPLVARIVEAYDEFHAQHKDA
- the ybeY gene encoding rRNA maturation RNase YbeY — protein: MKSSRSRKSARADQATSETLRLSLFDAKGKVKSVDAQGLRIDFPDGRSLMFDLSGASGEAAVAIVAQHADPAMRAKLALQPEHYDSITLHVGAEPAPRDVGLDDDAIRDPELDLAVQYGDEITGDVRKALPKRKLIAEWIAPALFADAQLTVRFVGDEEGRSLNDSYRHKDYPTNVLTFAYDEAPDGTVIGDLVLCCPVVEKEAREQGKPLDAHYAHLLVHGVLHAQGYDHETSDEDAAQMEALEVDILAKLGFPNPYR
- a CDS encoding gamma-glutamylcyclotransferase, producing the protein MRNAATLPPAYPPSIGEGRLLTEAELAASLAHTMRDWDGRQDLWLFGYGSLIWNPGLPTVDAVRSKVHGYHRGLYLWSRVNRGTPERPGLVLALDRGGSCSGIAFRLAGATAQPHLETLWKREMPMGSYRPAWLPCLLENGERVMALAFVMRRDAPTYTGKLPDGVVKEVLGCASGRYGTTLDYVSRTVDALRASGIPDRALEGLLARCR
- a CDS encoding HlyC/CorC family transporter, which translates into the protein MNDSYPSRKSNDKPHEKRSLLERLTDFISPEPESRGELLEILQDAHERNLIDADSLSMIEGVFQVSDLCARDIMVPRAQMDAINIADKPEDFIPFVLEKAHSRYPVYEENRDNVIGVLLAKDLLRFYAEEEFDVRGMLRPAVFIPESKRLNVLLHDFRVNRNHLAIVVDEYGGVAGLITIEDVLEQIVGDIEDEYDFDEEAGNIIAAPDGRYRVRALTEIEQFNDAFGTDFSDEEVDTIGGLITHHFGRVPHRGEKVQLGNLVFEIQRGDARQVHVLLVRRSPLASRRAETSHED
- the lnt gene encoding apolipoprotein N-acyltransferase — translated: MDEPIPSRPAGGLLAPAPGRTLPRWHYPAALLAGAANTLTFAPTPHGGWLQLLVFVWFFAQLTRTASWKSAALTGGAFGFGNFISGIWWLYISMHVYGEMAAPLAGGALVLFSLYLSLYPAFSAGLWSFCAGHAWHRREPDPRPFAPTWHGAFAFASAWALGEWLRGTVLTGFPWLASGYPQVDGPFAGFAAIVGVYGIGWLLALFAALIVQALAAARRSPAQQADNGGDRRVCIAAPAGVALALVVAGVALSQATWTVPANAPLTVRLLQGNVKQDIKFEQAGIDAAIKMYTQMITDKSADLIVTPETAIAVMIQELPEPFARAVRKFSDGTGSAVLFGAVGASVTDDGRYVDYTNSLYGVTPNSRDIYHYDKHHLVPFGEFIPWGFRWFVDLMKMPLGDFARGAPVQKPFLVRNQPVMADICYEDIFGEEIAATIRDNPQPPGVLVNVTNLAWFGDTIALDQHLQIARMRALETGRPMLRATNTGMTAAIDARGRVLGQLKPFTIGSLDVRIEGTSGFTPYVTSGNAAVLAVSFVLLAFGFTFGPGLRRRNGKPARGDRKA